A genomic region of Planococcus kocurii contains the following coding sequences:
- the bcp gene encoding thioredoxin-dependent thiol peroxidase, with the protein MSAVTGVQAPDFSLKNEAGETVSLKDFSGSKYVVLYFYPKDMTPGCTTQACDFRDSQADFSALNAVILGVSADSEDLHNKFIEKHGLPFSLLVDEDHQVSEEYGVWVEKNMYGKKFMGIERATYLIDPTGTIVNVWRKVKVPNHIQDVLETLKTISDQ; encoded by the coding sequence ATGTCAGCAGTAACCGGTGTGCAAGCACCAGACTTTTCGTTAAAAAACGAAGCGGGAGAGACTGTTTCTCTAAAGGATTTTTCTGGTAGTAAATATGTGGTTCTTTATTTTTATCCGAAAGATATGACGCCCGGTTGTACAACGCAAGCTTGTGACTTCCGCGATTCGCAAGCTGATTTTTCAGCACTCAACGCTGTGATTCTCGGGGTCAGTGCAGATTCAGAAGATCTCCACAATAAATTCATCGAAAAACATGGTTTGCCATTTTCATTGTTGGTCGACGAAGATCATCAAGTTTCAGAAGAGTATGGGGTTTGGGTAGAAAAAAATATGTACGGGAAAAAGTTTATGGGCATTGAACGCGCGACTTATTTAATCGATCCGACAGGAACAATCGTTAACGTGTGGCGCAAAGTTAAAGTACCCAATCATATCCAAGACGTTTTAGAAACCTTGAAAACAATTAGCGATCAATAA
- a CDS encoding YgzB family protein, with the protein MKPYKNKINRIRTFALALIFIGIVIMYVGIYFRNHPIVMVIFMLLGVVAIIGSTGVYAWIGLLSMKTVPVECPNCGKHTKMLGRVDICMHCNEPLTMDRSLEGKEFDQDYNKKSSQH; encoded by the coding sequence ATGAAACCTTATAAAAATAAAATCAATCGCATTCGGACGTTTGCGTTAGCGCTAATCTTCATTGGTATCGTCATTATGTATGTCGGCATCTATTTTAGAAATCACCCTATTGTCATGGTGATTTTCATGTTGCTTGGTGTTGTAGCGATTATTGGCAGTACAGGTGTCTATGCTTGGATTGGGTTGCTGTCTATGAAAACCGTACCCGTGGAATGTCCTAACTGTGGAAAACATACAAAAATGCTGGGTCGCGTAGATATTTGCATGCATTGTAACGAGCCATTGACAATGGATCGCTCTCTTGAAGGAAAAGAGTTTGATCAAGACTACAATAAAAAAAGTTCACAGCATTAA
- a CDS encoding ABC transporter substrate-binding protein, whose translation MGKKKFLSWTFLLLLLVSTALYGCSSDEGSKEDGGGSAEEKQLIFGRGGDSVSLDPITVTDGESFKVTKNIFDTLVNFGEQDTEIEGALASKWEPSEDGLSYTFTLEEGVKFHDGTDFNAEAVVKNFERWAAGDGEKFPYYGSMFGGYGDEEGHVIKSVEATGDYEVVFTLNRPQAPFLKNLAMSPFAIASPTAFEEAGDSFGDNPVGTGPFKFVEWKRNDTITIEKFDDYWVDGEPKLDQVVFRAIPDNSARLNALLSGEIDLADGITPSDGKTIEGNADLQLYERPSMNVGYLGMTVTREPFDDPKVRQAINHAIDKQAIVDAFFEGRAEVAKNPIPPVISGYNDSIEDYEYSPEKAKELLAEAGLPDGFEMELYAMPVPRPYMPDGQKVAEAIQKNLADVGVTAKIVSFEWATYLEKAANGEADAFLLGWTGDNGDADNFLYALLDQDNVGTNNYTYYENQELHDILIQAQSEVEEDKRNELYMQAQEIIHDDAPWVPLAHSTPLLAGGKNVIDFKAHPTGSDKLAGVDLE comes from the coding sequence TTGGGGAAGAAAAAGTTCTTGTCGTGGACATTTTTATTGCTTTTGTTAGTTTCAACAGCTCTTTATGGCTGTAGTTCTGATGAAGGTTCAAAAGAAGACGGAGGTGGCTCTGCTGAAGAGAAGCAATTGATCTTTGGACGCGGAGGCGACTCGGTGTCACTTGATCCAATTACTGTAACAGATGGGGAATCTTTTAAAGTTACAAAAAACATTTTTGATACATTAGTGAATTTTGGTGAACAGGACACAGAAATCGAAGGAGCGTTAGCATCTAAATGGGAACCTTCTGAAGATGGATTGTCATATACGTTCACATTAGAAGAAGGCGTTAAATTCCATGATGGCACTGATTTTAATGCAGAAGCTGTTGTGAAAAACTTTGAACGTTGGGCAGCTGGTGACGGCGAGAAATTCCCATATTACGGTTCTATGTTCGGTGGTTATGGTGATGAGGAAGGACATGTTATCAAATCTGTTGAAGCAACTGGCGATTATGAAGTTGTTTTCACATTAAATCGTCCACAAGCACCATTCCTTAAAAACCTAGCAATGAGCCCGTTCGCGATTGCATCGCCAACTGCATTTGAAGAAGCAGGGGATTCTTTCGGTGACAATCCGGTCGGAACTGGTCCATTCAAATTTGTTGAATGGAAACGCAATGATACAATTACAATCGAAAAATTTGATGATTATTGGGTAGATGGCGAGCCGAAACTAGATCAAGTGGTATTCCGCGCGATTCCAGATAACTCAGCTCGTTTAAACGCTTTACTGTCAGGTGAAATTGATTTGGCAGACGGCATTACACCGTCTGATGGTAAAACAATTGAAGGAAATGCAGATCTTCAATTGTATGAACGCCCATCTATGAACGTTGGCTACCTTGGAATGACTGTAACACGTGAACCATTTGATGATCCAAAAGTACGCCAAGCGATCAACCATGCAATCGATAAACAAGCGATTGTAGACGCATTTTTTGAAGGACGTGCAGAAGTAGCGAAAAACCCGATTCCACCAGTTATTAGTGGATATAACGACAGTATTGAAGATTACGAATACAGCCCTGAAAAAGCAAAAGAATTATTAGCCGAAGCGGGTCTTCCAGATGGATTTGAAATGGAACTTTATGCAATGCCAGTTCCCCGTCCATATATGCCGGATGGTCAAAAAGTAGCTGAGGCGATTCAAAAGAACTTGGCTGACGTTGGCGTAACTGCTAAAATCGTGTCATTTGAATGGGCTACTTATCTAGAGAAAGCTGCAAACGGAGAAGCTGATGCATTCTTACTTGGATGGACTGGCGATAACGGCGATGCAGATAACTTCTTGTATGCATTACTTGACCAAGACAATGTTGGTACTAACAATTACACGTACTATGAAAATCAGGAATTGCACGATATCTTAATTCAAGCACAATCAGAAGTTGAGGAAGATAAGAGAAATGAATTATACATGCAAGCTCAAGAAATCATCCATGATGATGCTCCTTGGGTTCCACTTGCACACTCCACACCGCTATTAGCTGGTGGGAAAAACGTAATTGATTTTAAAGCGCATCCAACAGGTTCTGACAAGTTGGCTGGAGTAGATTTAGAGTAG
- a CDS encoding ABC transporter ATP-binding protein, with protein sequence MTEPLLKVEGLKKYFPIKSGILGKVSNHVKAVDDVSFTVQEGETLGIVGESGCGKSTTGRMLMRLLEPTEGTVTFDGQELTSLSNHDMRKARRDIQMVFQDPYASLNPRHTIEKILMEPLNVHNIGDPKERKRKVHEFLEIVGLSSYHAKRYPHQFSGGQRQRIGIARALMTNPKLIIADEPVSALDVSIQAQVLNLMQDLQKELKLTYIFIAHDLGVVRHISDRVGVMYLGQMAELANTEDLYEKPLHPYTQALLAAVPVPDPAFVREEVVITGDVPSPANPPSGCRFHTRCPFKMDICSQVVPIFAEVEKGHSVACHLYEESRPQ encoded by the coding sequence ATGACAGAACCGTTGTTAAAAGTTGAAGGATTAAAAAAGTATTTCCCGATTAAATCGGGAATTTTAGGGAAAGTTAGCAATCATGTAAAAGCTGTAGATGATGTGTCGTTTACAGTTCAAGAAGGGGAGACACTGGGAATCGTTGGTGAATCAGGTTGTGGAAAGTCCACAACAGGTCGCATGTTGATGCGTCTTTTGGAACCAACAGAAGGCACTGTGACATTTGATGGACAGGAATTGACCAGTTTATCAAATCACGACATGCGCAAAGCCCGTCGCGATATTCAAATGGTCTTTCAAGATCCCTACGCTTCATTAAATCCACGTCATACCATTGAGAAGATTTTAATGGAACCGCTTAATGTTCATAATATAGGCGATCCAAAAGAACGGAAAAGAAAAGTGCACGAATTTTTGGAAATTGTCGGATTGAGTAGTTACCACGCTAAACGTTATCCGCATCAATTTAGTGGTGGTCAAAGGCAACGCATCGGGATTGCACGCGCCTTAATGACAAATCCAAAACTGATTATTGCAGATGAACCCGTTTCGGCACTTGACGTATCAATTCAAGCACAAGTATTAAACTTGATGCAAGATCTACAAAAAGAGCTGAAGCTGACTTATATTTTTATTGCTCATGATTTAGGAGTAGTTCGCCATATTAGTGACCGCGTAGGTGTTATGTATCTCGGGCAAATGGCGGAACTTGCCAATACTGAAGATTTATACGAAAAACCATTGCATCCGTATACGCAAGCTCTATTGGCTGCAGTACCGGTACCAGATCCCGCATTTGTCCGGGAAGAAGTCGTTATTACTGGAGATGTTCCAAGTCCAGCAAATCCGCCAAGTGGCTGTAGATTTCATACGCGCTGTCCGTTCAAAATGGACATTTGCTCACAAGTCGTACCGATTTTTGCGGAAGTTGAAAAAGGTCATTCTGTTGCCTGTCATCTTTACGAAGAATCCAGGCCGCAATGA
- a CDS encoding D-2-hydroxyacid dehydrogenase → MEILFTFVPKEDQQQRLKAEFPKIEFYFLYKDKTRLASADVIVTYGEDLTAEDIDAAKNVQWLMVASAGIEKLPHQAIKNRDITVSNVKGIHKIPMAESVLAHLLSLERSLPLIYQNQRNQDWNRRVGSVELKDSTALILGPGAIGSEIGRLLQAFGVKTIGCNRSGTQSPHMDEMISFEAILEKLSQADYVISILPSTTETKYLLKEEHFKAMKKTAIFMNFGRGDLVADAVLLNALQKEEIASAVLDVFEQEPLPEDHLYWTMDNVVVSPHISSKSSKYVERTLDIFIPNLKKWLVNRTVPTNLVDMEKGY, encoded by the coding sequence ATGGAGATTCTGTTTACATTCGTTCCAAAAGAAGATCAACAACAGAGGTTGAAAGCTGAATTCCCCAAAATTGAGTTCTATTTTCTCTATAAAGATAAAACACGTTTAGCGTCTGCAGACGTTATCGTCACTTATGGAGAAGATTTAACGGCAGAAGATATTGACGCTGCTAAAAATGTGCAGTGGCTTATGGTAGCTAGTGCCGGTATCGAAAAACTGCCTCATCAAGCTATTAAGAATCGTGACATTACGGTGTCTAACGTTAAAGGCATTCACAAAATCCCTATGGCTGAATCTGTTCTGGCTCATCTTTTATCTCTCGAGCGCTCGTTGCCGTTAATTTATCAAAATCAGCGCAACCAAGATTGGAATAGAAGAGTAGGTTCTGTTGAATTGAAAGATTCGACAGCGTTGATCCTTGGACCGGGCGCGATTGGTTCAGAAATCGGTCGATTGCTGCAGGCGTTTGGTGTCAAAACGATTGGTTGCAACCGTTCAGGAACACAGTCACCTCATATGGATGAAATGATCTCATTCGAAGCAATTCTTGAAAAACTATCGCAGGCAGATTATGTGATATCAATTTTGCCGAGTACAACTGAAACAAAATATCTATTAAAGGAAGAGCATTTCAAAGCAATGAAAAAAACAGCCATCTTTATGAATTTCGGAAGAGGCGATTTAGTCGCTGATGCAGTTCTTTTGAATGCACTGCAAAAAGAAGAGATTGCTTCTGCGGTTTTAGATGTCTTTGAGCAGGAACCGCTTCCGGAGGATCATCTTTACTGGACAATGGATAATGTCGTCGTGTCACCTCACATCTCAAGTAAATCTAGCAAGTATGTAGAGCGTACCTTAGATATATTTATACCGAATCTCAAAAAATGGCTCGTCAATAGAACCGTTCCAACTAATCTGGTTGACATGGAAAAGGGGTATTGA
- a CDS encoding cob(I)yrinic acid a,c-diamide adenosyltransferase gives MKIYTKTGDNGTTSLVYGVRVAKNDAIVEAYGTCDEANSLIGLSVGHMTTEFFEEKEALCEVFHEIQTTLFHVGAELATPKGKQVKWKLTEQDISKLEQWVDHYDAKVSSLTNFILPGGHPSGATLHVARTVVRRAERTVLSTGTDVSPLVLAYLNRLSDFLFVAARLVNQRLGRKEKGLHEK, from the coding sequence ATGAAAATTTATACGAAGACGGGGGATAACGGGACTACTTCGTTAGTTTATGGAGTGCGAGTGGCGAAAAATGATGCGATAGTTGAAGCATATGGAACTTGTGATGAAGCAAACTCCTTGATCGGTTTATCGGTAGGGCATATGACTACGGAGTTTTTTGAAGAAAAAGAAGCACTATGTGAAGTTTTCCATGAAATCCAAACGACCTTATTCCATGTAGGGGCTGAACTCGCTACGCCAAAAGGCAAACAAGTAAAATGGAAACTAACAGAACAAGATATTTCAAAGCTAGAACAATGGGTGGACCACTACGATGCAAAAGTTTCTTCACTTACTAACTTTATTTTGCCAGGAGGACATCCGTCCGGTGCGACACTTCATGTGGCTAGGACCGTCGTCAGGAGAGCGGAACGGACGGTTTTATCCACCGGAACGGACGTTTCTCCACTAGTTTTGGCGTATTTAAATCGCTTATCCGACTTTTTGTTTGTTGCAGCACGCCTAGTTAACCAGCGCCTTGGCCGTAAAGAAAAAGGACTACATGAAAAATAA
- the perR gene encoding peroxide-responsive transcriptional repressor PerR encodes MSEVQLKDALDALKSTGVRITPQRHAILEYMIHSTTHPTADDIYRALEKTFPNMSVATVYNNLRVFRKAGLVKELTYGDSSSRFDFVTHDHYHIICNDCGKIVDFHYPGLDEVEHLASHVTGFQVDYHRLEIYGTCQNCLSETAKAQ; translated from the coding sequence ATGTCTGAAGTACAATTAAAAGACGCGCTTGATGCTTTGAAGTCAACAGGTGTAAGAATCACGCCCCAACGCCATGCGATTTTGGAGTACATGATTCACTCGACAACACACCCAACAGCGGATGACATTTATCGCGCGCTTGAAAAAACGTTTCCTAATATGAGTGTTGCAACTGTTTATAATAATTTACGGGTGTTCAGAAAAGCGGGATTGGTAAAAGAGCTGACTTATGGAGATTCTTCAAGCCGTTTCGACTTTGTGACACATGATCATTACCATATTATCTGCAATGATTGCGGAAAGATTGTTGATTTCCATTATCCCGGACTTGATGAGGTTGAACATCTAGCTTCTCACGTGACTGGATTCCAAGTGGATTATCACCGTCTCGAAATTTATGGAACATGCCAGAATTGCTTAAGCGAAACGGCAAAAGCCCAATAA
- a CDS encoding ABC transporter permease gives MLHYIGRRLLQLIPVLLGMTFIVFMIIRAIPGDPAQVILGQQASEEAIKALRTNLGLDNPWYIQYFDYLKGLVTGDLGESLRTRTPVVDEVWPYLAATIELSLFAIIIAVIIGINAGIISAWFQNSWFDYLAMIIALIGVSMPIFWLGLMNQWIFSIELGILPTTGRENVRDPVDVMTGFYVIDTLLAGDFNQLSTVLKHLVLPGTALATIPMAIIARMTRSSMLEVMRSDYVRTARSKGLSMFWVVYKHALKNAIIPVLTIIGLQMGLLLGGAILTETIFGWPGIGRYIYEAIGFRDYPVIQSGILIVAFIFVMINLFVDLLYGLVDPRIKYD, from the coding sequence ATGCTTCACTATATCGGAAGACGGCTTCTACAGTTGATCCCAGTGTTACTCGGTATGACATTTATCGTTTTTATGATCATCCGTGCCATTCCTGGTGACCCTGCACAAGTTATTCTTGGTCAGCAAGCATCCGAAGAAGCAATAAAGGCATTACGAACAAATTTGGGGTTGGATAATCCTTGGTATATTCAGTACTTTGATTATTTAAAAGGATTAGTTACTGGTGATTTGGGAGAATCGCTTCGTACACGAACGCCTGTTGTAGATGAAGTATGGCCATATTTGGCTGCAACAATCGAACTTTCTTTATTTGCTATTATCATTGCCGTTATTATCGGAATCAATGCCGGCATTATTTCAGCCTGGTTCCAAAATTCATGGTTCGATTATTTAGCAATGATTATTGCGTTAATCGGAGTATCGATGCCAATCTTCTGGTTGGGTTTAATGAACCAATGGATCTTCTCAATTGAACTTGGAATTCTTCCAACAACAGGGCGTGAAAATGTTCGAGATCCTGTGGATGTTATGACTGGTTTTTACGTCATTGACACATTGCTTGCGGGAGATTTTAATCAATTATCGACTGTGTTAAAACATCTTGTATTGCCGGGGACCGCATTAGCGACGATACCAATGGCAATTATTGCTAGAATGACTCGGTCGAGCATGCTAGAAGTAATGCGTTCGGATTACGTCAGAACAGCTCGGTCGAAAGGTTTGTCGATGTTTTGGGTAGTTTACAAACACGCGCTTAAAAATGCGATTATTCCTGTATTGACAATTATTGGACTTCAAATGGGATTGCTACTTGGTGGTGCTATTTTGACAGAAACCATTTTCGGCTGGCCTGGAATCGGACGTTATATTTATGAAGCGATTGGCTTCCGTGATTATCCGGTTATCCAGTCAGGTATATTAATCGTTGCATTTATTTTCGTTATGATTAATCTGTTTGTCGATCTGCTTTACGGTTTGGTTGATCCACGCATTAAATATGACTAG
- a CDS encoding nucleotidyltransferase-like protein, whose protein sequence is MEQILRPIYQERASQESTLGVILVEKREKLSQITDTFDSILLIITKENETPVFTKHYTYLAKKAAMHIVTEKQLHKWLLLGTNRKIVDWLFYGRVIYDRNEFMEKLKTELKDYPFYGRKIKMGMEFAKLIRRYMEGKVFFEEKNYMDAYNHMVESLHHLARLAVLENGLPPEVTVWSQVKQMEPAIYKLYEELISSDEPIDKRLELLFLASEFYIHSRTQDGALHIREVMEKQSSWMIQELHEQEELKNYSSDLEVFIEYLVDKELIFINGVTTKSEGIFHRYYYVKK, encoded by the coding sequence ATGGAACAAATACTACGACCTATTTATCAAGAACGTGCCAGCCAAGAAAGTACACTTGGCGTGATCTTAGTTGAAAAAAGAGAAAAGCTAAGTCAGATTACAGATACGTTCGATTCGATCTTGTTAATTATCACCAAGGAAAACGAGACACCCGTATTTACAAAACATTATACGTATCTAGCTAAAAAAGCAGCAATGCACATCGTTACCGAAAAGCAATTACATAAATGGCTGCTGCTAGGGACAAATCGAAAAATTGTTGACTGGTTGTTTTATGGTCGCGTAATCTACGACCGGAACGAATTCATGGAAAAGTTAAAGACCGAGCTAAAAGACTATCCTTTCTATGGACGGAAAATCAAGATGGGTATGGAATTTGCAAAACTCATTCGTCGTTATATGGAAGGAAAAGTGTTTTTTGAAGAAAAGAACTACATGGATGCCTATAATCATATGGTTGAGTCGCTACATCATTTAGCGCGATTGGCAGTGCTAGAAAATGGTTTGCCTCCAGAAGTGACTGTTTGGTCGCAAGTTAAACAAATGGAACCCGCCATCTACAAACTCTACGAAGAATTGATTTCGAGTGATGAGCCTATTGATAAACGGCTAGAATTGTTATTTTTAGCGAGTGAATTTTATATTCATTCGCGGACACAAGACGGTGCTCTTCATATAAGAGAAGTTATGGAGAAACAAAGTAGCTGGATGATACAGGAGTTACACGAGCAAGAAGAATTGAAAAACTATTCTTCTGATCTTGAAGTGTTCATCGAATATTTAGTAGACAAAGAATTGATTTTTATTAACGGGGTAACGACCAAGAGTGAAGGGATTTTCCACAGGTATTATTACGTAAAAAAATAA
- a CDS encoding glutamate-1-semialdehyde 2,1-aminomutase has protein sequence MNHSTSEKLHAEALQHIVGGVNSPSRSFKAVGGGSPVAMERGKGAYFWDVDGNKYIDYLAAYGPIITGHAHPHITQAITRAAESGLLYGTPTRHEITFAKMLKEAMPNMDRVRFVNSGTEAVMTTIRVSRAYTGRTKIMKFAGCYHGHSDLVLVAAGSGPATLGTPDSAGVPKSIAEEVITIPFNDIEAFSEAMDRWGEEIACLLVEPIVGNFGIVEPKEGYLKEVHRIAHEKGALIVYDEVITAFRFHYGGAQDMLGLVPDLTALGKIIGGGLPIGAYGGKKEIMETVAPLGPAYQAGTMAGNPASIQAGIACLEVLGEDGVYEKMDQLGAQLEQGILSAAEEFGVTITVNRLKGALTIYFTDVTVENYEQAEKSDGEIFGRFFKLMLAQGINLAPSKYEAWFLTTEHTEEDVEFSIQAVREAFKQL, from the coding sequence ATGAATCATTCAACTTCAGAAAAGCTTCACGCAGAGGCATTACAGCACATTGTGGGTGGCGTCAACAGCCCATCAAGATCCTTTAAAGCAGTAGGTGGCGGATCTCCCGTCGCGATGGAACGTGGCAAAGGCGCTTATTTTTGGGACGTCGATGGCAATAAGTACATAGATTATTTAGCGGCATATGGTCCTATCATCACAGGACATGCACATCCGCACATTACGCAAGCAATTACGCGTGCAGCGGAATCCGGACTGCTTTACGGAACTCCAACGCGCCACGAAATTACGTTTGCTAAAATGTTAAAAGAAGCGATGCCGAACATGGACAGAGTACGTTTCGTTAATAGCGGAACTGAAGCTGTCATGACAACAATTCGCGTTTCACGCGCATACACCGGACGAACAAAGATCATGAAGTTTGCTGGGTGCTATCATGGCCACTCCGACTTAGTACTAGTTGCTGCAGGATCTGGTCCGGCAACACTAGGCACTCCTGATTCAGCAGGTGTTCCAAAATCAATCGCAGAAGAAGTTATCACAATTCCTTTCAATGATATTGAAGCATTTTCAGAAGCCATGGACCGCTGGGGCGAAGAAATAGCTTGTCTTTTAGTCGAACCGATTGTCGGTAATTTCGGAATCGTTGAACCAAAAGAAGGCTACCTGAAAGAAGTTCATCGCATCGCTCACGAAAAAGGTGCGTTAATTGTCTATGACGAAGTCATTACAGCTTTCCGCTTCCACTACGGCGGTGCACAAGACATGCTCGGCTTAGTCCCAGACCTGACAGCACTCGGTAAAATCATCGGTGGCGGACTGCCAATTGGTGCTTATGGTGGAAAAAAAGAAATTATGGAAACGGTCGCTCCTTTAGGTCCCGCCTATCAAGCTGGAACAATGGCTGGAAATCCTGCTTCGATTCAAGCTGGGATTGCTTGTTTAGAAGTACTTGGCGAAGACGGAGTGTATGAAAAAATGGATCAACTGGGTGCACAGCTTGAACAAGGTATTTTGTCAGCTGCTGAAGAATTTGGTGTAACCATTACCGTTAATCGCTTGAAAGGTGCATTAACTATTTACTTTACGGATGTAACAGTGGAAAACTACGAACAAGCTGAAAAATCGGATGGTGAAATTTTTGGTCGCTTTTTTAAATTGATGCTTGCTCAAGGCATTAATCTAGCTCCATCAAAATATGAAGCTTGGTTTTTAACTACTGAACATACAGAAGAAGATGTAGAATTTTCTATCCAAGCAGTACGTGAGGCGTTTAAACAGTTATAA
- the nikC gene encoding nickel transporter permease, whose amino-acid sequence MAETVDKQDQVKMQKVAGPWKEAWRGFRKSKVAVIGMGIVIFFILLAIFGPLLTSQGINEQNLSQRLLPPSSAHWMGTDDFGRDILSRVVYGARISLWVGFLAVIGSVIVGSILGILAGYYGRWVDTIISRIFDIMLAFPSILLAIAVVSVLGPSLRNALIAIAIINVPNFGRLIRSKVLSIKEDEYIMSAKAIGMKDNRILISHILPNSMAPVIVQGTLAIATAIIEAAALGFLGLGAQAPSPEWGKMLADSRSYLTNAPWTMIFPGVAIMLTVLGFNLMGDGLRDALDPRMKS is encoded by the coding sequence ATGGCTGAAACAGTAGACAAACAAGATCAAGTAAAAATGCAAAAAGTTGCTGGCCCTTGGAAAGAGGCTTGGCGCGGTTTCCGTAAAAGTAAAGTTGCGGTTATTGGAATGGGAATTGTTATCTTCTTTATCCTGCTAGCAATTTTTGGTCCGCTTCTAACATCGCAAGGCATCAATGAGCAAAATCTGTCTCAACGGCTTCTGCCCCCTTCTTCCGCGCATTGGATGGGGACGGACGATTTTGGAAGAGATATTTTATCGCGAGTTGTCTATGGTGCCCGAATTTCGTTATGGGTTGGCTTTTTAGCAGTTATTGGCTCCGTCATTGTAGGCAGTATTTTAGGGATTTTAGCAGGATATTACGGACGTTGGGTAGATACAATTATTTCACGTATCTTTGATATTATGTTAGCGTTTCCGAGTATTCTATTGGCCATTGCAGTTGTTTCGGTTCTTGGACCGTCTTTACGTAATGCACTTATCGCCATCGCCATTATTAACGTGCCAAATTTTGGCCGTTTGATTCGCTCGAAAGTATTAAGTATTAAAGAAGATGAATACATTATGTCTGCGAAAGCGATTGGTATGAAAGATAACCGTATTCTTATTTCGCATATTTTACCAAATTCCATGGCACCTGTTATTGTTCAAGGAACATTAGCAATTGCAACTGCGATTATCGAAGCAGCAGCACTAGGTTTCTTAGGATTAGGTGCACAAGCTCCTTCTCCAGAATGGGGCAAAATGCTGGCAGACTCACGTTCGTATTTAACGAATGCCCCTTGGACAATGATTTTCCCGGGTGTTGCGATTATGCTAACTGTACTTGGCTTTAACTTGATGGGTGACGGTTTGCGTGATGCGCTAGATCCACGAATGAAATCATAA
- a CDS encoding FUSC family protein — MKLGARIFKTGVAISMALYLANLLGLPSPVFAGVAAIFAIQPSIYRSYLTLLDQIYGNLIGAAIAIVFVLTLGSNYLTIGIAAILAIVVMLKLKLENTVPLTLVTIIIIMDSHSTNFLTFASLRISTVMLGIISAFIVNMIFLPPKYETRLFTSIHSVSEEVIRWIRVSIRHASDHASVKEDIDKLTEKLIKVDQWYSFYKEERSYTKKQQYAKARKLVLYRQMIATSKKSLEVLKRLNRFENELMELPEHFHMMVQERLESLASYHEQLYMKYVGKLRPEHSEGSGTDAVMRRNEVMTIFVKEINLAHEENEGEFSVYHLMHVLSAILDYEEQLEHLDLLIIAYLNYHSEEVDTGLENAI, encoded by the coding sequence ATGAAATTAGGCGCACGTATTTTTAAAACTGGCGTGGCCATTTCTATGGCCCTGTATCTGGCCAATTTACTTGGATTGCCTTCCCCTGTTTTCGCAGGAGTGGCAGCGATTTTCGCTATCCAGCCATCTATTTACCGTTCTTACTTAACATTACTCGATCAAATTTATGGAAATTTGATTGGTGCCGCAATAGCGATCGTTTTTGTCCTAACACTTGGCAGTAATTATTTAACCATTGGTATAGCAGCAATATTAGCCATTGTGGTCATGCTGAAGTTGAAGTTAGAAAATACCGTTCCTTTAACATTAGTAACAATCATCATCATCATGGATTCTCATTCTACGAACTTCTTAACTTTTGCGTCGTTAAGAATTTCCACTGTTATGCTTGGAATTATATCTGCCTTTATCGTAAATATGATATTTCTGCCACCTAAATACGAAACCCGTTTGTTTACGTCCATTCATTCCGTTAGTGAAGAAGTGATTCGTTGGATTCGCGTTTCGATCCGTCATGCCTCTGATCATGCCTCTGTTAAAGAAGACATCGATAAATTAACAGAGAAATTAATAAAAGTTGATCAATGGTATTCATTTTATAAAGAAGAACGTAGCTACACCAAGAAGCAGCAATATGCAAAAGCACGAAAATTGGTCCTGTACCGTCAAATGATTGCCACATCGAAAAAGAGCTTAGAAGTTTTAAAACGCTTGAACCGTTTTGAAAATGAACTAATGGAACTTCCTGAGCACTTTCATATGATGGTTCAAGAGCGATTAGAAAGTTTGGCGAGTTATCATGAGCAACTTTACATGAAATATGTTGGTAAATTACGTCCCGAACATAGCGAAGGTTCTGGGACTGATGCCGTCATGAGACGCAATGAAGTCATGACAATTTTTGTGAAAGAAATCAATTTAGCACATGAAGAAAATGAAGGTGAATTTTCGGTTTATCATTTAATGCATGTGCTATCAGCTATTTTAGATTACGAAGAACAACTAGAGCATCTAGACTTACTTATCATCGCTTACTTGAACTATCATTCAGAAGAAGTAGACACAGGTCTTGAAAATGCCATATAA